One genomic region from Streptomyces sp. NBC_00582 encodes:
- a CDS encoding HNH endonuclease, producing MPSNPRNGRPYRDLCRAQRALGLPCWWCGREIDYSLTGRDAQRSPWGFTLDHAQPLSRGGHLLDPANARSAHRRCNSARGNRTDAQRQPVRSSRRW from the coding sequence GTGCCCAGCAACCCCCGCAACGGGCGCCCCTACCGCGACCTCTGCCGCGCCCAACGCGCCCTCGGCCTGCCCTGCTGGTGGTGCGGCCGCGAGATCGACTACAGCCTCACCGGCCGCGACGCACAACGCAGCCCCTGGGGCTTCACCCTCGACCACGCACAGCCACTCTCCCGAGGCGGCCACCTCCTCGACCCCGCCAACGCCCGCTCAGCGCACCGCCGCTGCAACAGCGCCCGCGGCAACCGCACCGACGCCCAGCGACAGCCGGTACGGTCCTCGCGGAGGTGGTGA